A portion of the Eretmochelys imbricata isolate rEreImb1 chromosome 27, rEreImb1.hap1, whole genome shotgun sequence genome contains these proteins:
- the TMEM101 gene encoding transmembrane protein 101, producing the protein MAAAGARRRRLLRLLMQLGSVLLTRFPFWNCLSALMLFAERADARRKPDIPVPYLYLDMGAAVLCASFMSFGVKRRWFALGAALQLAVSTYAAYIGGYVHYGDWLKVRMYSRTIAIIGGFLILASGAGEIYRQKPRSRSLQSTGQVFLGIYLICVAYSLQHSKEDRLAYLNHILGGEITLQLLFILYGVLALSFLSGYYISTAAQILSVILPLVILFIDGNLGYWHDSRRVEFWNQMKLIGQNVGIFGAIIILATDG; encoded by the exons ATGGCGGCGGCCGGGGCTCGGCGGCGGCGGTTGCTGCGGCTGCTGATGCAGCTCGGCTCGGTGCTGCTCACGCGCTTCCCCTTCTGGAACTGCCTCAGCGCCCTCATGCTCTTCGCCGAGCGGGCCGACGCCCGCAg GAAACCCGACATCCCCGTCCCTTATCTGTACTTGGACATGGGGGCAGCGGTGTTGTGTGCCAGCTTCATGTCCTTCGGGGTGAAGCGCAGGTGGTTTGCACTGGGAGCTGCTCTTCAGCTGGCTGTCAGCACGTACGCGGCGTATATCGGGGGCTACGTGCACTACGGTGACTGGTTGAAG GTGAGGATGTACTCACGAACCATAGCTATCATTGGGGGGTTCCTGATCTTGGCGAGTGGGGCTGGTGAGATCTATCGTCAGAAGCCACGGAGCAGGTCCCTGCAGTCCACTGGGCAGGTCTTCCTCGGCATCTACCTCATCTGCGTG GCctattccctccagcacagcaaagaGGATCGTCTGGCTTACCTCAACCACATCCTAGGtggggagatcaccctgcagctaCTCTTCATCCTCTATGGGGTGCTGGCCCTGTCATTCCTGTCCGGCTATTACATCAGCACAGCCGCCCAGATCCTCTCGGTGATCCTGCCCCTGGTCATCCTGTTCATTGATGGGAACCTCGGCTACTGGCATGACTCCCGGCGCGTCGAGTTCTGGAACCAGATGAAACTCATCGGGCAGAACGTTGGTATCTTCGGGGCTATCATCATCTTGGCCACGGATGGTTGA
- the NAGS gene encoding N-acetylglutamate synthase, mitochondrial produces MGSLSAGSAAASAGRLLCAPVPRVLSGRGPQRLGGRRRESPGGLAGARVELAGAGAVPAPVVRRDIQAFLRECGGGPSEAGHWLAKFQALGQAGGRPFAVIEVDEAVSRCKETVTSLAFSLAFLQRMDMKPLLVLGLPSRSSLSDTLTFRDAKALLTQNCKALTDALRQNAAATMPFFGAGAVLGAEQSAAHSSGISVDSDLLQWCLEMGNIPIICPVGETRSRQCLLLDSVEVTTAISRALLPTKIIFLNMTGGIRNSGQKVLGNVNLPADLDLVTKAQWVGHKEQQQVRVIVDLLSRLPYEASAVITSAGTLLSEIFSNKGSGTLFRNAERMLRAERLEELDQQRLVSLINTSFGKTLRGDYLASIRPRLHSIYFSEGYNAAAIITKEPVLGGMPYLDKFVVSSTKKSQGSGQMLWECIRQDLRTLFWRSRVTNPINPWYFKHSDGSFTNHQWIFFWFGLSDIRDSYELVNHAKSIPDSFCKP; encoded by the exons ATGGGCTCGCTCAGCGCCGGCTCCGCGGCGGCCTCGGCCGGCCGCCTGCTCTGCGCGCCCGTCCCGCGGGTGCTGAGCGGCCGCGGCCCCCAGCGCCTGGGCGGCCGGCGGCGGGAGAGCCCCGGGGGGCTGGCGGGCGCCCGGGTGGAgctggccggggccggggccgtgCCCGCCCCCGTGGTGCGGCGGGACATCCAGGCCTTTCTCCGGGAGTGCGGCGGCGGCCCCAGCGAGGCGGGCCACTGGCTGGCCAAGTTCCAGGCGCTCGGCCAGGCCGGCGGCCGCCCCTTCGCCGTCATCGAG GTGGATGAGGCCGTCTCCCGCTGCAAGGAGACCGTGACCAGCCTGGCCTTCAGCTTGGCCTTCCTGCAGCGCATGGACATGAagcccctgctggtgctggggctgcCGTCCCGGAGCTCCCTGAGCGACACCCTCACCTTCCGGGATGCCAAGGCGCTGCTGACCCAGAACTGCAAGGCCCTGACGGACGCCCTGCGCCAGAATGCCGCTGCGACGATGCCCTTCTTCGGGGCCGGCGCCGTCCTAGGAGCGGAGCAGTCGGCCGCCCACTCCAG cgGGATCTCCGTGGACAGCGACCTGCTGCAATGGTGCCTGGAGATGGGGAACATCCCCATCATCTGCCCCGTCGGGGAGACCCGCAGCCGCCAGTGCCTGCTGCTGGACTCCGTCGAGGTCACCACTGCCATCTCCAGGGCACTGCTGCCCACTAAGATCATCTTCCTGAACATGACCGGGGGGATCAGGAACTCTGGGCAGAAG GTGCTGGGGAACGTGAACCTGCCCGCCGACCTGGACCTAGTGACCAAAGCCCAGTGGGTGGGCcacaaggagcagcagcaggtcaGGGTGATCGTCGACCTGCTGAGCCGCTTGCCCTACGAGGCCTCCGCCGTCATCACCTCTGCCGGCACGCTGCTCTCCGAGATCTTCAGCAACAAAG GCTCGGGGACCCTGTTCAGGAACGCCGAGCGTATGCTGCGGGCTGAGAGGCTGGAGGAGCTGGACCAGCAGCGCCTGGTCTCCTTGATCAACACCTCCTTCGGGAAGACCCTCCGAGGGGACTATCTGGCTTCCATACGGCCCAGGCTGCACTCGATCTACTTCTCAGAGGG CTACAACGCAGCAGCCATCATCACAAAGGAGCCGGTCCTGGGCGGCATGCCGTACTTGGACAAGTTTGTGGTCAGCTCCACCAAGAAAAGCCAAGGCTCCGGCCAGATGCTGTGGGAGTGCATACGGCAGGACCTCAGGACCCTCTTCTGGAGGTCTCGCGTCACCAACCCCATTAACCCCTG GTATTTCAAGCACAGTGATGGAAGCTTCACCAACCACCAGTGGATCTTCTTCTGGTTTGGACTGTCCGACATCCGGGATTCCTATGAGCTGGTAAACCATGCAAAATCCATTCCAGACTCATTTTGCAAACCATAG